The Desulforegula conservatrix Mb1Pa genomic interval TCATGGTTGTCTGGTTTTCTTTTTTTTCTAAAATACTTTTTTCTTCCTGAGCGATCTTTGAATCCTGGGCTTGATGCTCCTGTAATCGCCAGGATAAAAGACGGATTTGAATTTATTGGCACAATCAAAGCTTTATTATGGATAGTGATAAGCATTTTTTTGACGTTTCTAATTGCAGGGGGGCATTAAGCTCAGGCAAAATATCTCCAATTTTGGAAATATGAGGCGTCACCATATAAAAAACCACCGCGCATATTTGCTATGTCCTGTTTTTGGGGTTTGTGTTATTCTATCAGCCTTAAAGAGATAAAAATATATCATTTAACAGATTTTTATTTTTGACAAGGTCGCAAAAAGTTCTATTACCGTTATTCCGGCGCAGGCAGGAATCCAGAAATAACTGAGAATACAAAGATGCCGGATATAGTCCGGCATGACGTAGGTGCCTTTTTTTTGGCTTTTTGCGAGTTCATCACTTTTCTGATGTCACAAATTTCATAAACATAAGGAATTGAATTGGATGAGCTTTTTCAAACTCAACACATTCATAACCGTTTTTTTTATCTTCCTCTCATTTGATGTTCATGCCTTTGATGTCTCACCAGTTGAAAAAAATGGACAAACAAGATATCGGCTGGCTTTTTATGAAGGCGGCCAGTACCCCGACTATATGATAATCCTGAAGCAGACCTTATATGGACTAATGGAAACAGGCTGGATAGAACAGTCCGAGTTGCCGGATTTTGGTAAAGACCATAAAAAATTTTGGGAATGGGCAAGTGAAAATATCAGGAGCCGTTATGTCGAATTTGCGAAGAATGGTTTTTTTGCTCCCGGCGATTTTGATAAAACCCTGAGGCTGTCAACACAGCAGGAGTTTCTTAAGAAGGCCGATGAGTTTGATCTTGTGATTGCCATGGGTACATGGGCCGGGCAGGATCTTTCAAATAATCTGCACCATACGCCTGTGATGCTTGCCTCAACCAGTGACCCGATAGGTGCCGGTATAATTAAGAGCGCCGATGATTCAGGGCTTGATCATTTCCATGCCAAGGTTGACCCGGACAGATATTTACGCCAGATAAAAATTTTTCATGAGATTATGGGTTTTAAAAAATTAGGTGTTATCTATGAAAATTCAACCGAAGGACGAACCTATGCCGCAATGGATGCCCTGGAGCAGCAGGC includes:
- a CDS encoding ABC transporter substrate-binding protein → MSFFKLNTFITVFFIFLSFDVHAFDVSPVEKNGQTRYRLAFYEGGQYPDYMIILKQTLYGLMETGWIEQSELPDFGKDHKKFWEWASENIRSRYVEFAKNGFFAPGDFDKTLRLSTQQEFLKKADEFDLVIAMGTWAGQDLSNNLHHTPVMLASTSDPIGAGIIKSADDSGLDHFHAKVDPDRYLRQIKIFHEIMGFKKLGVIYENSTEGRTYAAMDALEQQAKNLNFELVLCEAAFSGVDIKDAEQNVIKCSKNIVGKVDAVYLTVHRGNTGNGFKESIKIFNENKIPSFSQLGADEVKNGALMSISQAGFKYVGQFHAMVAARILKGEKPREIGQIYISPARIALNMTTAKMIGFKPTVDILLVADEIVR